DNA from Longimicrobium sp.:
GTACCCCGGCCTCCCGAGTTCACCGACGCCACGCCGTTGTCCTCCATCAGCCCGTTCTGCACGCCGTGCCCGATCTCGTGCGCGAAGATCACCACGTCGGGGAGGTAGCCCTCGTACTGTCCCTGGTAGAACATGCTGGGGAAGCCGACGGCGCCGCTGGAGAAACCCGGCCGCATCGCTCTGTACTCGCGCGGCGCCATGTCCAGCCGCCCGTTGCGCGGGTCCAGCAGCGCGTTCAGCTGCCGCGCGTATCCGGGCCCCAGCACGGCCAGCGCCTCGCGGAGCACCCGCGACGCCTCGGGCACGGTGAAGCGCGGCGTGTCCATCCCCGGCTCGGGGAGGGTCAGGTCCCACGCGTGCACCGTGTCGAGCCCCGCGGCCCGGCGCAGGTGGGCCACGCGGTCGCGCTCGTAGCGCCGGTTCGCCTCGCCGCGCGCGGCCAGCGCCCGCAGCACGCCGCGCACGTCGTCGGTCCGCAGAAACAGCCCCGCGTACCACTCCTCGGGGAAGCTGCGGAAGCCGCGCAGCCGGGCCACGGCGTTGCGCGAGCTCACGTTCCCCGACAGCAGGAGCGCGTAGCTGCCGCGGTGCCGCGCCCGGCCGCGCTGGTACTGCCGGAAGCCGGCCTCGCGCACCGCCCGGTCGGGGTGGTTGAGGACCTGGTTCATCTGCCGCCGCACGTCCAGCACCCCTTCCGGCGCCTGCACCGTCCCCCACTCCGTCTCGCCGAGCAGCGCCCAGAAGAGCGCCGGCTGCCACTGCGTCATTTCCCGCGCGACCGCCGCGGCGGAGTCTACCGGCGGCGCGGCGCGGGCCTGGCGGATGGAGAAGAGGAAAGGGGTGATCCCGGGCCGCTCGGCCGCGAACCTCCGCAGCGTGTCTTCGGGGATGGCAGCCAGCATGGGGCCGGCGAACGCGAGGGCGCGGTTGACCGAATCGGCGAGCGCGTTCCCCACGCTCGTCGCCGCCACCTCGCGGGTGTCGACGTTGGCGCGCAGGCTCAGGTAGGTGAGGTGCTTCACCGCCAGCAGCCGGATGCTGTCCATCGCCAGCAGGAAGCGCTCGAGCGCCTCGGCGGAGCGCGCGGGCCGCGGATGGTCGGCCGCCAGCCGCGTGGCCCGCGCCAGCAGCGCCGCCGCCTCGGCCTGCTCCACGGCCAGCGAAGGGAAGAAGTTCTTCTCCAGGTCGAACCGGTAGAGCCCGGCCGTCCCGCCGGGGAACGGATCGAACGCCTGCGCCAGCGCCGCGGGCGCGAACGCCGGCAGCGCCGCCGCGACCAGCGCCAGGATCCTGCGCATCGAGTAGATCATCGGTCCGTGGATCGGCTGGATGGTAGATCGGACTTGGAGATGCGATGCCAATCTGCCACGCGTCGGGCGCGGCGCCATCCAACCACGGCAGAGGGTCGATTCCGCCCGGCGAACCGCACGTCTGGAGCGGTGAACACGTCGAAGGAGGGGGAAACGGGACTGTGAATTCCCCATGATCCACGTCATTCCGAACGGAGCCGCTGCACCGCCCTTTCCACCGCGCGGACGGTTGGCGGCTCCGTGAGGAATCTGTGCTCTGCATGCGAGCGAAAGGCGGCCTGTCGCTCGGACGCCGGCCACAGATTCCTCGGGCTGCAACACACGGAACGGACGCGAGATCGGTCTGGCCGCCCTGAATAGAAAGTAAATCGTCCAAGTTGTTGCGGTGCAGGCGATTATGGCTTTCATCCCCCGTGGTCGCGCGCATCGCGGTGTACGACTCGGAATGACAGTCCCTCGGGATTCAGTGGTGCCCGAGAAGCCTCTGAACGGCTTGGCGATAAGTACGTCCGCTGCGGATGCGGGCGCCGGAGGTGAGGATCAGCAGGTGGTCGCCGCGGAACCAGGGCTGGATCTCCTGCACGCGGTCGATGCGGACGATGGCCGAGCGGTGCACGCGGACGAACTCCCGCGGCGAGAGGCGCGCCTCGAGCTCCGAGATCCGCTCGCGCAGCGGGTGCGCGCGCCCGCCGGCGTGGACGAGCACACCGTCGTCGTCGGCCTCGATCCAGTCGACCTCGGCCGTGTCCAGGAAGCGCGTGCGGCCCTCGCCGCGGAGCGCCAGGCGCGTGGCGTAGCGGTCCGCGCGCGCCGCCTCGACCGCGCGCACGATCTCGTCCAGCGCCGGGGTGCCGCCCGGGCGCGCGCGGCGGACGCGCAGCCGGTCCAGCACGGCGGCCAGCTTCTCCACCCGCACGGGCTTCAGCAGGTAGGCGGCGGCGTGCGCGTCGAACGCGGCCAGCGCGTGCTCGTCGTAGGCGGTCACGAACACCACGTCGGGCGCGTCGGCGGCGTCGATCGCGCGCGCCACCTCCAGCCCGTCCAGCTCGGGCATGGCGATGTCGAGGAAGATGACGTCCACGCCGCCGGCGCGGATGCGCTCCAGCGCCGACGCGCCGTCGCCGCACTCGCCCGCCACGGCCACGCCGCCCGCCTCGCCCAGCAGCCGCCGCAGGTTCAGGCGCGCGGCCGGCTCGTCGTCCACCACCAGGGCGCGGAGCGGGGTCATGCGCGCACCTGCCCGCGCGGCCGCGTGCGGAACGGCAGTTCCAGGCGCACGATGGTGCCGCCGGCCGCGCGCGGCTCCAGCGTGAAGCGGTGGCCGCCGGCGTAGAGCGCGTCCAGCCGCGCCCGCGTGTTGGCCAGGCCGGTCCCCTCCGCCCGCTCG
Protein-coding regions in this window:
- a CDS encoding LytTR family DNA-binding domain-containing protein, whose translation is MTPLRALVVDDEPAARLNLRRLLGEAGGVAVAGECGDGASALERIRAGGVDVIFLDIAMPELDGLEVARAIDAADAPDVVFVTAYDEHALAAFDAHAAAYLLKPVRVEKLAAVLDRLRVRRARPGGTPALDEIVRAVEAARADRYATRLALRGEGRTRFLDTAEVDWIEADDDGVLVHAGGRAHPLRERISELEARLSPREFVRVHRSAIVRIDRVQEIQPWFRGDHLLILTSGARIRSGRTYRQAVQRLLGHH